From a region of the Salvelinus alpinus chromosome 2, SLU_Salpinus.1, whole genome shotgun sequence genome:
- the LOC139549505 gene encoding zinc finger protein 180-like, with the protein MRDGTIVDPLGSLNNIMMLKRQREKSLSASEHQKHQQRPTGKKSHCCSDCGKGCTSSSELKTHQRTHTGEKPYSCDQCGKSFTTSGQLTLHQRIHTGEKSCSCNQCGKSFTTSSQLTIHQRIHTGEKPYSCVQCGKSFTTSGSLTLHQRTHTGEKPYSCDQCGKSFTTSGSLTLHQRIHKGEKPYSCDQCGKSFTTSGQLTIHQRTHTGEKPYSCGQCGKSFGQSSHLTLHQRTHTGEKPYSCDQCGKSFTTSGSLTSHQRIHTGEKPYCCGQCGKSFGQSSNLTVHQRRHTGEKSHSCDQCGKRYSSKMSLIKHQKIHT; encoded by the coding sequence atgagagaCGGGAcaatcgtggatcctctggggagcctcaacaatatcatgatgctgaagaggcagagagagaagagtctctccGCATCAGAACaccagaaacaccagcagagacccacagggaagaaatctcactgctgctctgactgtgggaaaggttgcacatcttcatcagaacttaaaacacaccagagaacacacacaggagagaaaccttatagctgtgatcaatgtgggaagagttttactacatctggccagctgactttacaccagagaatacacacaggagagaaatcttgtagctgtaatcaatgtgggaaaagttttactacatctagccagctgactatacaccagagaatacacacaggagagaaaccttatagctgtgttcaatgtgggaagagttttactacatctggctctctgactttacaccagagaacacacacaggagagaaaccttatagctgtgatcaatgtgggaagagttttactacatctggctctctgactttacaccagagaatacacaaaggagagaaaccttatagctgtgatcaatgtgggaagagttttactacatctggccagctgactatacaccagagaacacacacaggagagaaaccttatagctgtggtcaatgtgggaagagttttggccAATCTAGCCACCTGACATTacaccaaagaacacacacaggcgagaaaccttatagctgtgatcaatgtgggaagagttttactacatctggctctttgacttcacaccagagaatacacacaggagagaaaccttattgctgtggtcaatgtgggaagagttttggtcaatctagcaatctgacagtgcaccagagaagacacacaggagagaaatctcatagctgtgatcaatgtgggaagagatactcTAGTAAAAtgtctctgatcaaacatcagaaaatacatacatga